One segment of Carya illinoinensis cultivar Pawnee chromosome 1, C.illinoinensisPawnee_v1, whole genome shotgun sequence DNA contains the following:
- the LOC122301342 gene encoding uncharacterized protein LOC122301342: MSDAYSGDRAGPSSRGRGRLRGIRARRHVPYSARHNRPRGAKIASYHSPEECNPGSSDDSTQPPSPPPSTNPIPTPAPTREASPVREQSPPREDARLEDASIPQTVADAPTEPEVTQQQRKRFRGPARCIEFEKVRKYGKILLKINDGETAPCCEHASMFTTRVSWIVKQYCDMSYARWTDVPEAMKEELIDRVRSDFVLDWERENHRLTVTKALRKRFNSFHHDLHKIYQSFESHEEALASGTSLVDPLVWVKLCGRWGSDAFKKISSQNRENRKKQAINHTSGRKSFVRILEQKRAENGNLVDFYKETRWSKKKNKFVTDATEETYKEMTGRLDGLEPEQRNDEAAATVFREVLGHRPGYARGLGEMVIPESSRQRDQLKMQCYLSEIERHKKDSKQHKKDAEAYKSQLDEMRSEMRALRAHQMQTDRLLQEFFKDHPSFTESYRQTQCNDSPDP, from the exons ATGAGTGATGCTTATTCAG GTGACCGAGCCGGACCCAGTTCTAGAGGCAGAGGGAGGCTGCGAGGTATTCGGGCTAGGCGCCATGTACCGTACTCGGCTCGCCACAACCGACCAAGGGGAGCGAAAATCGCCTCATATCACAGCCCGGAGGAGTGTAATCCTGGCTCGTCGGATGACTCCACACAGCCCCCAAGTCCCCCACCATCTACCAACCCAATCCCCACACCAGCGCCTACTCGGGAAGCCTCACCAGTGCGCGAACAATCACCTCCTAGAGAAGACGCGAGATTGGAGGACGCCAGTATACCACAAACTG TTGCGGACGCCCCCACAGAACCTGAAGTAACGCAGCAACAAAGAAAACGATTTCGTGGGCCCGCTAGATGCATCGAGTTTGAGAAGGTGAGGAAGTACGGGAAAAtacttttaaagataaatgATGGTGAGACTGCCCCGTGTTGTGAGCATGCTTCTATGTTCACGACACGAGTATCCTGGATTGTTAAACAATACTGTGACATGAGCTATGCGCGCTGGACCGATGTCCCAGAAGCCATGAAAGAGGAGCTCATTGATCGTGTTCGG TCTGACTTCGTGCTCGACTGGGAACGGGAAAACCACCGATTGACGGTGACAAAGGCACTTCGTAAGCGCTTCAACTCCTTCCATCACGATTTGCACAAGATTTACCAATCATTTGAAAGCCATGAAGAGGCGTTAGCTAGTGGGACAAGCTTGGTGGACCCTCTTGTATGGGTCAAGTTGTGTGGAAGGTGGGGCAGTGATGCATTTAAG aaaatttcatctcaaaaccgGGAGAACAGGAAGAAGCAGGCAATTAATCACACATCAGGACGTAAATCATTCGTCCGaatccttgagcaaaag CGCGctgagaatggaaatttggTTGACTTCTATAAAGAGACGCGCTggtcgaagaagaagaacaagtttGTGACAGATGCTACAGAAGAAACATAC AAGGAGATGACAGGTAGGTTGGATGGCCTAGAACCAGAGCAACGTAATGATGAGGCAGCAGCGACTGTCTTcagggaggtccttggccatcgaCCTGGATATGCGCGAGGACTCGGGGAGATGGTCATTCCCGAGTCAAGTAGACAACGTGACCAACTTAAGATGCAATGCTACCTGTCTGAGATTGAAAGACACAAGAAAGACTCTAaacaacataagaaagatgcTGAAGCGTATAAGAGTCAGCTGGATGAAATGAGATCAGAGATGCGGGCTCTTAGGGCGCATCAGATGCAGACTGATAGATTGCTTCAGGAGTTCTTTAAGGATCATCCTTCATTCACTGAGTCGTATCGACAGACTCAGTGTAACGATTCCCCCGACCCATAA
- the LOC122301351 gene encoding uncharacterized protein LOC122301351, translated as MQQMLDDMRAGTFVDVPQENTGSSNRPPIPEDSPATSFDKLLEDARRPLFDGCTTFTKLSFIVKLLHIKSIGGWSIKSFDMLLALLRSSFPDALLPQSYEESKSLERGLGFNYHKIHACPNDCILFWKEYATLNECPICKASRWMPNTHGSRVIPQKVLRHFPLKPRLQRLFMSAKIAGDMRWHKEHRAIEDNSMRHPADSESWKKFDEHHSWFAADPRNVRLGLASDGFTPFNNLAKPHSIWPVILVPYNLPPWSCMKDQFFITSLIIPGPRSPGNEIDVYLQPLLDELLELWEYGVPTYDASSKETFTLHAALLWTINDFPAYGNLSGWSTKGKLACPSCNADTDSNWLKYGRKHCYMGHRRFLQPDHMWRRRKGLFNGKEDHRMPPRDLGGYDILTQLQMIGDVTFGKSVRKRKRTAEELNWTKCSIFYTLPYWSTLRLRHNLDVMHIEKNIAENVLFTLMNSSGKTKDNINSRRGFLRSDIALTLTELSTFFKELCARTLDVNRLSQLQTDIVTILCKLEMIFPPSFFDVMVHLAVHLPHEAILGDVETRFNRADRNIDADEEETIDGFRVFNQKVRPLGIASNVQLEDKLFKAAIWEHYEKCRVQHPNSIVSTHQTEFATWFKHCIQEHRTKNPLDVSADLYALACGPDRWVASYDACIINGKRFHTKGRELRRRTQNSGVLVTGDEATNNADFYGCLKNIIELRYMEWRRVYLFECDWFDVGDRKRGVRVDDHMISVNLSRTWYKDEPFVLASQADQCFYIRDLRVKGNWGVVQNYTNRNVYNIPSMLRSNADINDGESSTHEADQENESSYYYEPVQCDNSDPVSTPLDRLDIPPSHIDAREVMHVDGQCIDSSDFINDDMMNSGSEDACSEGEYSDEEDLSTDDDVGSD; from the exons ATGCAGCAGATGTTGGATGACATGCGTGCAGGCACCTTTGTTGATGTGCCACAAGAGAACACTGGATCATCAAATAGGCCACCAATTCCTGAAGATTCACCAGCAACGTCTTTTGACAAGCTACTGGAGGATGCCCGACGTCCTCTTTTCGACGGGTGTACAACATTTACAAAGTTGTCTTTCATTGTGAAGTTATTACACATCAAATCAATCGGTGGATGGTCAATTAAATCATTTGACATGCTCCTTGCTCTATTGCGGTCTTCCTTTCCTGATGCGCTCTTAccacaatcatatgaggagtcaAAGTCTTTGGAGCGCGGGTTGGGTTTCAATTACCATAAAATCCATGCGTGCCCCAacgactgcatcttattctggaaggaatATGCCACGCTTAATGAATGCCCCATATGTAAGGCTTCGAGGTGGATGCCAAATACACACGGATCACGCGTCatacctcaaaaagtgttgcGCCATTTTCCGTTGAAACCGAGATTGCAGCGTCTTTTTATGTCTGCGAAGATAGCAggtgatatgagatggcataaagagcatCGGGCAATAGAAGATAATAGTATGAGACATCCGGCTGACTCTGAGtcttggaagaaatttgatgaacatcatagTTGGTTCGCTGCGGATCCTCGTAATGTTAGGCTCGGACTAGCAAGTGACGGCTTCACTCCCTTCAACAACTTGGCTAAACCTCATAGCATTTGGCCTGTGATCCTTGTCCCGTATAACTTGCCGCcatggtcatgcatgaaagaccAATTCTTTATAACATCTCTGATTattccagggccaaggtcaccagggAATGAGATCGATGTTTACTTGCAACCGTTGCTGGATGAGTTGCTTGAACTCTGGGAATATGGGGTACCCACATATGATGCCTCAAGTAAGGAGACGTTTACGCTGCATGCTGCATTgttgtggacaatcaatgactttcctgcATACGGGAATCTCTCTGGCTGGTCAACAAAGGGAAAATTAGCTTGTCCGTCTTGTAATGCTGACACGgactccaattggttgaaatatggccgaaaacattgttatatgggacaccgACGTTTCTTACAGCCAGATCACATGTGGAGAAGGAGGAAAGGGTTGTTCAAcggtaaagaagatcatcgcATGCCACCAAGGGATTTGGGAGGATACGATATTCTAACTCAATTGCAGATGATTGGGGATGTGACGTTTGGCAAATCTGTTAGGAAGAGAAAACGTACTGCCGAAGAGCTGAATTGGACAAAGTGCAGCATATTCTACACGTTACCTTACTGGTCAACACTTCGACTTCGgcataatttagatgttatgcatattgagaagaatattgccGAGAACGTCTTATTCACTTTAATGAACAGTTCAGGAAAaactaaggataatatcaattcaaggC GGGGGTTTTTAAGAAGTGACATTGCCTTGACTTTGACTGAACTtagcactttcttcaaagagttgtgcgCTCGCACACTGGATGTGAATCGCCTATCCCAGCTCCAAACTGATATAGTCACCATTTTATGCAAactggagatgatattccctccctcctttttcgatgtcatggtccatctAGCTGTCCATTTGCCCCATGAGGCTATACTTGGAg atgttgagacgCGCTTCAATCGAGCTGACCGCAACATTGATGCTGATGAAGAGGAAACTATAGATGGATTCCGAGTTTTTAACCAGAAAGTTCGTCCTTTGGGTATAGCTTCCaatgtgcaattagaagatAAACTCTTTAAGGCAGCCATATG GGAACACTACGAGAAATGTAGGGTGCAACACCCAAATAGCATCGTGAGCACGCATCAAACCGAGTTTGCAACTTGGTTCAAGCACTGT ATCCAGGAACATCGTACCAAGAACCCGCTTGATGTGTCAGCTGATCTGTATGCGTTGGCTTGCGGGCCTGACCGTTGGGTTGCATCATATGATGCATGCATAATAAATGGAAAGCGGTTTCATACGAAGGGTCGTGAACTTCGCCGGCGTACACAAAATTCTGGGGTTTTGGTAACTGGGGACGAGGCCACAAATAATGCAGACTTTTATGGTTGTCTTAAAAATATCATAGAGTTACGCTACATGGAGTGGCGTCGGGTGTACCTATTtgaatgtgattggtttgacgttggtgatcGAAAACGAGGGGTTCGGGTGGACGACCATATGATTAGTGTCAACTTGAGcaggacttggtataaggatgaaccgTTCGTGTTGGCAAGTCAGGCTGATCAATGTTTCTACATAAGAGATTTAAGGGTGAAAGGGAATTGGGGTGTTGTGCAGAACTAtacaaataggaatgtatacaacATTCCGTCCATGTTGAGGAGTAACGCAGATATTAATGATGGCGAATCAAGTACCCATGAGGccgatcaagaaaatgagtcaTCATATTATTATGAACCAGTGCAGTGTGATAACTCTGAtccagtgtcaactccactGGATCGGCTTGATATACCACCTAGCCATATTGATGCACGGGAAGTCATGCATGTGGATGGTCAATGCATAGATTCATCAGACTTTATTAATGATGACATGATGAATTCTGGCTCTGAAGATGCGTGTAGTGAgggggaatattcagatgaggagGACCTATCCACAGACGATGATGTTGGGTCAGATTAA